The genome window CTCACCAGACATCAACACCGAGGACGTAAGCGCGGCAGTTGATGCTCTCAGCCTGCAACCCTCCGTTGATCGCGAACGGATTGGCGTCATCGGCATCTGCGGTTGGGGTGGCATGGCGCTGAATGCCGTGGCCTTGGATAAGCGCGTCAAGGCGGTTGTCGCCAGCACCATGTACGACATGACCCGCGTCATGTCCAAGGGCTACAACGATAGCGTAACCCTCGAACAGCGCACGCAAGGGCTCGAACAACTGAGCGCACAACGTTGGGTCGACGCGGAAAATGGTGCCCCTGCTTACCAGCCCCCCTACAACGAACTGAGGGGTGGTGAAGCGCAGTTCATGGTCGATTATCACGATTACTACAGCACGACCCGCGGACACCATCCGCGCGCGGTCAACTCGGGCAACTCCTGGACGGTCACTACACCGCTGTCGTTCATGAACATGCCGATCCTGACCTACATCGCGGAAATTTCTCCACGCCCGGTCCTGTTCATCCATGGTGAAAACGCCCACTCGCGCTACTTCAGCGAAACCGCCTACGCGGCCGCGGCGCAGCCAAAAGAGCTGATGATCATTCCAGAGGCCAGCCACACCGATCTGTACGATCGTGTGGACGTGATTCCTTTCGACAAGCTGACGACCTTCTTCACGCAGCACCTGGCCACGGCGGCAGGCGCCGCTTGACGCATTGAAGCGGCCGCATCCTGGCGAGCGAAATGCCACGATGCGGCTGAACTGGCTGGCGCGCCCTACGGTATGGACTCATGCCACTCAACACTTCTGACTTTCCAGTGGGGATCGCAACCAGAACTGGCAATAGACCACTCGCTGAGGGGCATTAGCGCCATATTGCTGCGCGAATTCGCGCTCGAAACCTACGAGTTCACGTGCAGGCGCGGCAACGCGTCTGGCCCATTTTCCGCATTGCAAGGAGAACAACATGCAGAGCAAACACGTTGACGTCGGTGCAGGCGGCACTCTCTCCTCTCTTGGCGCTGCAAGCCGTAGGCATTCCTGGCACCGGCGGGCCATGCGACAGCTTGGAATGCCGCTGGTTCTCCTTGCACTGTGCAGCGGCCATCCCGCCCACGCCGCCAGCACTGCGCTGCCCGTGGCCGCGGAGCAGGATGTCACTCAAGCACCCAATAAATCGGATGAATCACGCCTGTGGATGACCGTCGGGGAACGTCGCTTCGCCATCACCCTTGCCAACAACGAGGCCACTCGCGCATTCGCTGCCACGCTGCCGCTGACACTGGACATGGAGGACCTCCACGGAAACGAGAAGAAAAAAGAACTGCCTGAAGCGCTGCCCACCAGTGAGAGCCGGCCCGGCACGATCCGCAACGGAGACCTTATGCTTTGGGGATCGCGCACCGTGGTCATCTTTTACAAGACCTTCGACTCAGCTTACTCATACACCCGTCTGGGCCGCGTGGACGATCCGACTGGCCTGGCCCAAGCGCTCGGCAGTGGCGATGTTCGGGTGATGTTTTCCCAATAGCAGCGTGCGCTGACAAAGTAGTCCCCACGCGCTCAACACCGACCTGAAATACCGCGTCATCGTCTGCTGCATCTCCTTCGCAGCCCGAATCCAGAGAGAGAGAGATCATGATCAAAGACAAAGTAGTCATCATTACCGGCGCATCGTCCGGAATCGGCGAGGCAACCGCCAAGCTGCTCGCGAGCAAGGGCGCAAAAATCGTGCTCGGCGCCCGTCGAGAAGACAAGCTCAAGCAGATCGCGGACGAGATTCTCCTGAACGGAGGCCAAGTGGTCTATCAAGCGCTGGACGTGACCAAGCAAGAGGACAACAACAGCATCGTCCGCCTGGCCAAAGAAAGGTTCGGTCGCGTGGACGTGATTTTCCTGAATGCAGGGCTGATGCCAAACTCCCCCCTGTCCGCACTGAAGACCGAAGACTGGCACCAAATGATAGATGTCAACGTCAAGGGCGTTTTGAATGGTGTGGCAGCGGTGCTACCCGAGTTCCTGGCACAGAAGGCTGGGCACGTCATCACTACCTCGTCGGTGGCGGGACTAAAGGCCTATCCGGGCGGCGCCGTCTATGGCGGGACGAAGTGGTTCGTTCGCGACTTCATGGAGGTGCTGCGCATGGAATCCGCCATGGAAGGCAATAACATCCGCACCGCGACGATCTACCCGGCCGCCGTCAAGACGGAACTGCTGGCGACGATCAGCGATAAGCTGGCGCTTGACCAGATGCAGGACATCTATGACAAGTACGGCATTTCTCCAGACCGAATCGCCAACATCGTCGCCTTCGCGATCGACCAGCCCGATGACACGACAATCAACGAGTTCACAGTTGGCCCTGCGAACCAG of Pseudomonas fluorescens contains these proteins:
- a CDS encoding SDR family oxidoreductase; this encodes MIKDKVVIITGASSGIGEATAKLLASKGAKIVLGARREDKLKQIADEILLNGGQVVYQALDVTKQEDNNSIVRLAKERFGRVDVIFLNAGLMPNSPLSALKTEDWHQMIDVNVKGVLNGVAAVLPEFLAQKAGHVITTSSVAGLKAYPGGAVYGGTKWFVRDFMEVLRMESAMEGNNIRTATIYPAAVKTELLATISDKLALDQMQDIYDKYGISPDRIANIVAFAIDQPDDTTINEFTVGPANQPW
- a CDS encoding alpha/beta hydrolase translates to MQLTQEWDKTFAKSDKVDHKKITFTNRYGITLAGDLYQPKSASAKLAAIVVCGPFGAVKEQSSGLYAQTMAERGFVTLAFDASYTGESSGEPRNVASPDINTEDVSAAVDALSLQPSVDRERIGVIGICGWGGMALNAVALDKRVKAVVASTMYDMTRVMSKGYNDSVTLEQRTQGLEQLSAQRWVDAENGAPAYQPPYNELRGGEAQFMVDYHDYYSTTRGHHPRAVNSGNSWTVTTPLSFMNMPILTYIAEISPRPVLFIHGENAHSRYFSETAYAAAAQPKELMIIPEASHTDLYDRVDVIPFDKLTTFFTQHLATAAGAA
- a CDS encoding cyclophilin-like fold protein; this translates as MQSKHVDVGAGGTLSSLGAASRRHSWHRRAMRQLGMPLVLLALCSGHPAHAASTALPVAAEQDVTQAPNKSDESRLWMTVGERRFAITLANNEATRAFAATLPLTLDMEDLHGNEKKKELPEALPTSESRPGTIRNGDLMLWGSRTVVIFYKTFDSAYSYTRLGRVDDPTGLAQALGSGDVRVMFSQ